In the Sus scrofa isolate TJ Tabasco breed Duroc chromosome 6, Sscrofa11.1, whole genome shotgun sequence genome, one interval contains:
- the RPL13 gene encoding 60S ribosomal protein L13, producing MAPSRNGMILKPHFHKDWQRRVATWFNQPARKIRRRKARQAKARRIAPRPASGPLRPVVRCPTVRYHTKVRAGRGFSLEELRVAGIHKKVARTIGISVDPRRRNKCTESLQANVQRLKEYRSKLILFPRKPSAPKKGDSSAEELKLATQLTGPVMPIRNVYKREKARVITDEEKNFKAFASLRMARANARLFGIRAKRAKEAAEQDVEKKK from the exons ATGGCGCCCAGCAGGAATGGCATGATCCTGAAGCCCCACTTCCACAAGGACTGGCAGCGGCGCGTGGCCACGTGGTTCAACCAGCCGGCGCGCAAGATCCGCAG GCGCAAGGCTCGGCAGGCCAAGGCGCGCCGCATCGCCCCGCGCCCCGCGTCCGGCCCGCTGCGGCCGGTGGTGAGATGCCCCACGGTCCGGTACCACACGAAGGTGCGCGCCGGCAGAGGCTTCAGCCTGGAGGAGCTGAGG GTGGCCGGCATCCACAAGAAGGTGGCCCGGACCATTGGGATCTCGGTGGATCCCCGGCGGCGGAACAAGTGCACGGAGTCCCTGCAGGCTAATGTGCAGCGGCTCAAGGAGTACCGCTCCAAGCTCATCCTCTTCCCCAGGAAGCCCTCGGCCCCCAAGAAGGGCGACAGCTCT GCTGAAGAGCTCAAGTTGGCCACCCAGCTGACAGGACCGGTCATGCCCATACGGAAC GTGTACAAGAGGGAAAAGGCCAGAGTCATCACGGACGAGGAGAAGAACTTCAAGGCCTTTGCCAGTCTCCGCATGGCCCGTGCCAACGCCCGGCTCTTTGGTATACGGGCAAAAAGGGCCAAGGAAGCTGCAGAACAGGatgtggagaagaaaaaataa
- the RPL13 gene encoding 60S ribosomal protein L13 isoform X1 has product MVRSSDWLGPVPSQGSLRLPFLFPAVRPPRRLVGRSHGAQQEWHDPEAPLPQGLAAARGHVVQPAGAQDPQVSSRAGRAPPARPHPARGGRPRVTAARRLLRRRKARQAKARRIAPRPASGPLRPVVRCPTVRYHTKVRAGRGFSLEELRVAGIHKKVARTIGISVDPRRRNKCTESLQANVQRLKEYRSKLILFPRKPSAPKKGDSSAEELKLATQLTGPVMPIRNVYKREKARVITDEEKNFKAFASLRMARANARLFGIRAKRAKEAAEQDVEKKK; this is encoded by the exons ATGGTCCGCTCTTCTGATTGGCTGGGCCCAGTACCATCCCAGGGTTCTCTGCGACTCCCCTTCCTTTTCCCTGCCGTGCGCCCGCCGAGGAG GCTCGTCGGCCGCAGCCATGGCGCCCAGCAGGAATGGCATGATCCTGAAGCCCCACTTCCACAAGGACTGGCAGCGGCGCGTGGCCACGTGGTTCAACCAGCCGGCGCGCAAGATCCGCAGGTGAGCAGCCGCGCCGGGCGAGCGCCCCCGGCCCGTCCCCACCCCGCGCGCGGAGGGCGGCCCCGGGTGACCGCCGCTCGTCGTCTTCTGCGCAGGCGCAAGGCTCGGCAGGCCAAGGCGCGCCGCATCGCCCCGCGCCCCGCGTCCGGCCCGCTGCGGCCGGTGGTGAGATGCCCCACGGTCCGGTACCACACGAAGGTGCGCGCCGGCAGAGGCTTCAGCCTGGAGGAGCTGAGG GTGGCCGGCATCCACAAGAAGGTGGCCCGGACCATTGGGATCTCGGTGGATCCCCGGCGGCGGAACAAGTGCACGGAGTCCCTGCAGGCTAATGTGCAGCGGCTCAAGGAGTACCGCTCCAAGCTCATCCTCTTCCCCAGGAAGCCCTCGGCCCCCAAGAAGGGCGACAGCTCT GCTGAAGAGCTCAAGTTGGCCACCCAGCTGACAGGACCGGTCATGCCCATACGGAAC GTGTACAAGAGGGAAAAGGCCAGAGTCATCACGGACGAGGAGAAGAACTTCAAGGCCTTTGCCAGTCTCCGCATGGCCCGTGCCAACGCCCGGCTCTTTGGTATACGGGCAAAAAGGGCCAAGGAAGCTGCAGAACAGGatgtggagaagaaaaaataa